TGGTTTGCAGTGGCTGCCCGGAGCCCAGCACCCGGCTCTCCGTCCCACTGGGACCCACTGGgcgggcagcagggagagggctCGGAGCCCACGGTCCCTCGCTGTCCCtggggcaggtgggtgcccccccagcccccacccgGCGCTATTTGGAGGTGGGGGGACCCTGGCcgagctgcagcagggagttGGTGGCGTAGTTCTGGAAGAGCGGCTGGAGGAACATGCCGACGGTGCCGAAGACGCAGACGAAGACGAAGATCCACAAGAAGAGGCGGTCGATGACCATGGCCACGTACTTCCAGTCCTCGCTCACCTGCGCGGGGCCGGGAGAGATGCTGGGTCAGGCCAGGCCCCCTGCTATCACCCGGGGCTGGACCAGGAGCTCCGCAGAGCCCCAAACCTGCTCCCTCAGCACCGCAGCTCCGGGGGCCCTgccagctcgccacggccctGTGGGGCTCCCCCCACCGCCACCAGCGCTGAGCCTGGGAGACTCGTTCCCccagggagctgagctggggggggcagcagcccccagccctgcagccccagcccggccgGTTCCGCCAAATTCTGCATCCTCACGGTGCAGCGTGGGGTCAGGCCCCCCGGGAGCCTCCCGGCTTCCAGAGCGGtggctgcgggctggggctgcggcagggggcgggggctgccgggggtcccggggggcAGGGCCAGGCACGGACCCCCCCGGTGCCTGtatcccacagccctgcccaccctcagcagccctgcctgcacctcatATCCCTGCCCACAtctcacagccctgcctgcacctcatatccctgcctgcatctctcacagcactgcctgcaccTCATATCCCTGCCTGCATCTctcacagcactgcctgcaccccatatccctgcctgcatctctcacagcactgcctgcaccTCATAGCACTGCCTGCAtctcacagccctgcctgcacctcatatccctgcctgcaccccacagTGCTGCCCACATCTCAtatccctgcctgcaccccacagcGCTGCCTGCACCTCAtatccctgcctgcaccccacagcGCTGCCTGCACCTCAtatccctgcctgcaccccacagcGCTGCCTGCATCtctcacagccctgcctgcatctcacagccctgcctgcacctcatatccctgcctgcaccccacagtgctgcctgcatctctcacagccctgcctgcaccccacagccctgcctgcacctcatatccctgcctgcaccccacagtgctgcctgcatctctcacagccctgcctgcatctcatatccctgcctgcaccccacagcGCTGCCTGCACCTCATATCCCTGCTGCACCCCACAGCGCTGCCTGCATCtctcacagccctgcctgcaccccacagcGCTGCCTGCATCtctcacagccctgcctgcaccccacagcGCTGCCTGCACCTCAtatccctgcctgcaccccacagtgctgcctgcatctctcagccctgcctgcatcTCTCACAGCCCTGTCTGCAtctcacagccctgcctgcacctcatatccctgcctgcaccccacagccctgcccacccccccatAGCCCTGCCCGCCCCACCCCGCCTGCCCCGTCTCACGCTCTGGTCGTCGTCCTCGCTGCGCATGTGGTCGGCGATGAAGCGCACGCCATCCACCGCCTCCTCCAGCCCGCATGCGCAGCTGGCTGTGGGGGCCGGCGCCGGCCCCTGCTGCTCCCGGTAGCCGTTGAGCCCCTCAGCCTTGGCAGCGCCGGGGTTGGTGTAGCAGGTGCAGGCGCGGGCACCGGCCCGGAGGAAGAGGGTGGCGGTGGCAGCGCGCTCCTGCGTGTGTCGGCGCTGGCGCAGGCGCTGGCGAGCGCAGTTCTGCCGCGGCTGCTTCATGAAGAGCAGCGCTGGGAGCTTGCGGAGGAAGAGGGTGCGGACCCAGGGCGGCATGGTGTGCGTGGTGGGCGAGCGGTGGTGCACGTTGAGGACGCAGACACTGGTGACGATGGAGAAGGTCACCAGCACCATGGTGAACATGAGGTACTTGCCCACCAGTGGCACGTCCAGCGAGGTGGGCGGCACGATCTTGGAGATGAGCAGCAGGAAGACGGTGAGGGCGAGCAGGACAGAGATACAGAGCGTCATCTTCTCACCGCAGTCGGATGGGAGGTAGAAGACGAGGATGGCCAGGGAGGTGATGAGGATGCAGGGGATGATGAGGTTGATGGTGTAGAAGAGCGGCTTGCGCCGGATGATGAAGTCGTAAGTGATGTCCACGTACGTGGAGTCGTCAGGGTTCTCGTTGCGTCGTCCTGGTAGCGCCACGATATCCCACTCACCGCTGGGCGTGAAGTCATCCAGGCTGGCCACCTCGCTCTTCAGCACCAGGTCGATCTCCGTGCGGTCGTAGGTCCAGGAGCGGAACTTCATGGTGCAGTTCTGCTGGTCAAAAGGGAAGTGCTTCACCTCGATCTTGCACGCGCTTTTGTAGATGGCCGGCGGCAGCCAGAAGATGCTGCCATCGTAGGAGATCACCGCGTTGGAGTAGAAGGAGACCTCGTACATCCCGTCGGCGCTGGG
Above is a window of Falco biarmicus isolate bFalBia1 chromosome 19, bFalBia1.pri, whole genome shotgun sequence DNA encoding:
- the CHRNB2 gene encoding neuronal acetylcholine receptor subunit beta-2 codes for the protein MALLRVLCLLAALRRGLGTDTEERLVEYLLDPARYNKLIRPATNGSELVTVQLMVSLAQLISVHEREQIMTTNVWLTQEWEDYRLTWKPEDFDNMKKVRLPSKHIWLPDVVLYNNADGMYEVSFYSNAVISYDGSIFWLPPAIYKSACKIEVKHFPFDQQNCTMKFRSWTYDRTEIDLVLKSEVASLDDFTPSGEWDIVALPGRRNENPDDSTYVDITYDFIIRRKPLFYTINLIIPCILITSLAILVFYLPSDCGEKMTLCISVLLALTVFLLLISKIVPPTSLDVPLVGKYLMFTMVLVTFSIVTSVCVLNVHHRSPTTHTMPPWVRTLFLRKLPALLFMKQPRQNCARQRLRQRRHTQERAATATLFLRAGARACTCYTNPGAAKAEGLNGYREQQGPAPAPTASCACGLEEAVDGVRFIADHMRSEDDDQSVSEDWKYVAMVIDRLFLWIFVFVCVFGTVGMFLQPLFQNYATNSLLQLGQGPPTSK